A stretch of Microbacterium sp. LWH3-1.2 DNA encodes these proteins:
- a CDS encoding sensor domain-containing diguanylate cyclase, which yields MIGPDIDALPVVVLRLDADDRVIESNGWFRRWIGVEPVGRALHELLVVAPDFLDETSTVLMASTADPDRVLMLVRERQGDGAVLTGIDASDRYAAGRRLRRLHSLADRTQTRLQLIMDASIALATATTEERLSQILASTAAQAYRAEESAVALCGEDGVLRRTAGTDPFHDLIPESLIAGVPMRLRQVVKVSGLTEAEHLSPVIASAMRQAGVDAFLTAPLQLDDAAAGVFACFFRHPRVFDDEATPLAEALAGQAAQKLAAVRLQRRLEHAAMHDETTDLPNRRSLEDLSALTDLSHGTVIFIDLDGFKAVNDHLGHDFGDEVLREVARRLQANVREGDVVARYGGDEFVVVLTADPDSAVEIAERLRRAVEEDYAFLTESLSIRASIGVAHARGPSDAGNVDQLIRLADQAMYMAKARGGNQVASAG from the coding sequence ATGATCGGACCGGACATCGACGCGCTCCCGGTCGTCGTCCTCCGGCTCGACGCCGACGACCGCGTCATCGAGTCGAACGGCTGGTTCCGTCGGTGGATCGGCGTCGAGCCCGTCGGCCGGGCGCTGCACGAGCTGCTCGTGGTCGCTCCTGACTTCCTCGATGAGACGAGCACGGTCCTCATGGCGAGCACGGCAGACCCCGATCGAGTCCTCATGCTCGTGCGCGAGCGGCAGGGCGACGGGGCGGTCCTCACGGGCATCGACGCATCGGACCGGTATGCGGCCGGCAGGCGCCTCCGGCGCCTCCACAGCCTCGCCGACCGCACGCAGACGCGTCTGCAGCTCATCATGGATGCGTCTATCGCGCTCGCGACGGCCACGACCGAGGAGCGGCTGAGCCAGATCCTCGCGAGCACGGCCGCGCAGGCGTATCGGGCCGAGGAATCGGCTGTCGCCCTCTGCGGCGAGGACGGCGTGCTCCGCCGCACCGCGGGGACCGATCCCTTCCACGACCTCATTCCCGAGTCGCTCATCGCTGGAGTGCCGATGCGGCTCCGGCAGGTCGTCAAGGTCAGCGGCCTCACCGAGGCCGAGCACCTCTCACCCGTCATCGCGTCGGCCATGCGGCAGGCCGGGGTGGACGCGTTCCTCACGGCACCGCTCCAGCTGGATGACGCCGCGGCGGGCGTCTTCGCCTGCTTCTTCCGCCACCCACGTGTCTTCGACGATGAGGCGACCCCGCTCGCCGAGGCGCTGGCGGGGCAGGCCGCCCAGAAACTCGCGGCCGTGCGGCTGCAGCGTCGCCTCGAGCACGCGGCGATGCACGACGAGACGACGGATCTGCCGAATCGGCGCAGCCTCGAGGATCTCTCCGCCTTGACGGATCTGTCGCACGGCACGGTGATCTTCATCGACCTGGACGGCTTCAAGGCCGTCAACGACCACCTCGGGCATGACTTCGGCGACGAGGTGCTCCGCGAAGTCGCACGGCGGCTCCAGGCGAACGTCCGCGAGGGAGACGTGGTCGCGCGCTACGGCGGCGACGAGTTCGTCGTCGTCCTCACCGCGGATCCCGACTCCGCTGTCGAGATCGCGGAGCGTCTGCGCCGAGCGGTGGAGGAGGACTATGCATTCCTGACGGAATCGCTCTCGATCCGTGCGAGCATCGGCGTCGCACACGCTCGCGGCCCTTCCGACGCAGGCAACGTCGATCAGCTCATACGCCTCGCCGACCAGGCGATGTACATGGCGAAGGCCCGCGGCGGCAATCAGGTGGCGTCCGCCGGATGA